A single genomic interval of Candidatus Jordarchaeales archaeon harbors:
- a CDS encoding mRNA surveillance protein pelota, producing MKILEENLERGEVVVQVESRNDLWHLYNIICKGDVVYALTYRRIRGGDDAIRADSGERIPVYLGIRVEDVEFHRYSDRLRVKGIIVEGSNEVARGDYHTINVEVGKKVKVVKEEWPTYIIDRLKEAAKGVEEHVILVAVEEGEAYIASIDRITITPLIRVSESIPGKRAGEERESSLKMFYSKVAKSIIHYAKQLNPVKIIIAGPGLTKNRLKEYIVNNYPELEPLIILENASYGDESGVYEVIRRGTVEKVLRESRALREIEAIEDLLTQLAKNPEKVVYGKEQVEKAALYGAIHRLLIASKIMKDATPEERKNLEELIKNIEKMRGEVIFVDGEHAAGQQLLGLGGIAAVLRYSISEL from the coding sequence TTGAAGATACTAGAAGAGAACCTAGAGAGAGGCGAGGTTGTAGTACAAGTAGAGAGCCGGAACGATCTTTGGCATCTTTACAACATAATATGTAAAGGAGACGTTGTTTACGCGTTGACATATAGGAGGATTCGTGGAGGAGACGATGCCATAAGAGCAGATAGTGGAGAAAGAATACCGGTTTATTTGGGGATACGGGTTGAAGATGTAGAATTCCACAGGTACTCAGATAGACTTAGAGTTAAAGGAATCATAGTAGAAGGTTCAAATGAGGTGGCTAGAGGAGATTACCACACGATAAATGTCGAGGTGGGAAAAAAGGTAAAAGTTGTAAAAGAGGAGTGGCCTACGTATATCATTGACAGGTTAAAGGAGGCAGCAAAAGGCGTAGAGGAGCATGTTATATTAGTCGCTGTTGAGGAGGGCGAGGCATATATTGCGTCGATTGACAGAATTACTATTACTCCACTAATTAGGGTTAGCGAAAGTATACCGGGTAAGAGAGCAGGGGAGGAAAGAGAGAGCAGCTTGAAAATGTTTTACTCCAAGGTGGCTAAGAGCATAATTCACTATGCAAAACAACTTAATCCCGTTAAGATAATAATCGCTGGTCCTGGATTGACGAAAAACCGCTTAAAGGAGTACATAGTTAACAACTATCCTGAGCTTGAACCCCTAATTATTCTTGAAAACGCTAGCTATGGGGATGAAAGCGGAGTTTACGAGGTCATTAGAAGAGGGACTGTAGAGAAAGTTTTAAGGGAGAGCAGGGCGTTGCGAGAAATAGAGGCCATTGAAGACCTTTTGACTCAGTTAGCAAAAAATCCTGAAAAAGTAGTGTACGGTAAAGAGCAAGTTGAAAAAGCGGCTCTTTATGGTGCTATACATAGGCTCTTAATTGCCTCGAAAATCATGAAGGATGCCACGCCCGAAGAGAGAAAGAACTTAGAGGAGCTGATCAAAAATATTGAAAAAATGAGGGGTGAAGTTATTTTCGTCGACGGGGAGCATGCCGCCGGGCAGCAACTCCTTGGTTTGGGGGGAATCGCTGCAGTATTGAGATACTCCATCAGCGAGCTATAA
- a CDS encoding beta-CASP ribonuclease aCPSF1: MFYEDVEELKRVILENIPRSADVTAIELEGPEIAVYLKNPNLLVDDAEIVKNIAKKIKKRIVIRSDPSVRLPPEEAEKIIREIVVEDAGIGEISFDNILGEVIIEAKKPGLVIGKNGVTLKEITRATRWRPIVVREPPMESKLVKRIRGVLQLEKEQRMNILRKSGWRIHRSPIFKNGWVRLVTLGGFREIGRTAILVQTPESSILIDCGINVGGGGGAFPYLDAPEFDIEKLDAVIVTHAHLDHSGFVPFLFKYGYDGPVYCTTPTRNLMTLLQLDYLEVAEREGKITPYTQKDVKKAVLHTITLEYGEVTDIAPDVRLTLHNAGHILGSAIVHLHIGDGLYNIAYTGDFKFAKTRLLEPACNTFPRLETIIIESTYGGPEDIKPSRKNAERALVSAINATLSRGGKVLIPVLGVGRAQELMLVIEEYMRRGIIKETKVYIDGMISEATAIHTTHPEYLSRELRERIFHQGSNPFLAKCFEPAKKEKMDVVEGDPCIIMATSGMLTGGPSVEYFRLMAPDPRNCLLFVSYQVEGTLGRRVQKGWKEVPMRTEDGKTEIIPVKMEIKTIEGFSGHSDRRQIINYLRTINSKLERVITCHGEESKCLNMATLIHKSFEIETRAPQNLETIRLK, translated from the coding sequence AAAATATCCCCAGGTCGGCAGATGTTACAGCAATAGAATTAGAGGGGCCTGAAATAGCGGTTTATTTGAAAAATCCGAATTTACTTGTTGACGATGCAGAAATAGTCAAGAATATAGCGAAGAAAATTAAGAAACGCATAGTTATTAGGTCAGATCCTTCTGTCAGACTCCCCCCGGAAGAAGCTGAAAAGATAATTAGGGAAATAGTTGTCGAAGACGCTGGCATTGGCGAAATCTCGTTCGACAACATTTTAGGAGAAGTTATAATAGAGGCTAAAAAACCAGGACTTGTAATCGGCAAAAATGGTGTAACTTTAAAGGAAATAACAAGGGCGACCCGCTGGAGACCCATTGTAGTTAGAGAGCCGCCTATGGAGTCAAAATTAGTCAAAAGAATAAGGGGAGTACTCCAGCTTGAAAAAGAGCAGAGGATGAACATTTTAAGAAAAAGTGGATGGCGAATACATCGCTCACCGATTTTCAAGAATGGATGGGTAAGATTGGTTACCCTGGGGGGATTCAGGGAAATTGGACGAACAGCGATCTTGGTTCAAACGCCTGAAAGTTCAATTTTAATTGATTGCGGGATCAATGTTGGAGGCGGTGGGGGGGCGTTCCCATACTTAGACGCGCCAGAATTCGACATAGAAAAATTGGATGCGGTTATAGTTACTCATGCGCACCTAGATCATAGTGGTTTCGTGCCTTTCTTGTTTAAGTATGGATACGATGGACCGGTTTATTGCACCACACCTACTAGGAATCTTATGACGCTACTTCAATTAGATTACCTTGAAGTAGCCGAAAGGGAGGGAAAGATAACTCCTTACACTCAAAAAGATGTTAAAAAGGCGGTGCTCCACACAATAACACTAGAGTACGGTGAAGTGACGGACATAGCGCCGGATGTGAGGCTAACACTTCATAATGCCGGCCACATACTGGGGTCCGCCATAGTTCACCTCCACATCGGTGATGGGCTTTACAATATAGCTTACACTGGAGACTTTAAGTTCGCCAAAACAAGGCTGCTTGAACCAGCTTGCAACACTTTCCCACGACTCGAAACAATAATAATTGAAAGCACTTATGGTGGACCAGAGGATATCAAGCCCTCCCGGAAAAACGCCGAAAGAGCTCTAGTTTCAGCGATAAATGCCACTTTAAGCAGGGGGGGTAAAGTCTTAATTCCTGTACTGGGAGTCGGGAGAGCACAAGAATTGATGTTAGTCATCGAAGAGTACATGAGAAGGGGAATAATAAAAGAGACTAAGGTTTACATTGATGGAATGATAAGTGAAGCAACAGCTATACACACGACACACCCTGAGTACCTTTCGAGAGAATTAAGGGAAAGAATATTCCACCAGGGAAGCAACCCCTTCCTTGCAAAGTGTTTCGAACCAGCTAAGAAAGAAAAAATGGACGTAGTTGAGGGAGATCCATGCATAATTATGGCGACGTCAGGAATGCTCACCGGAGGTCCAAGCGTTGAGTACTTCAGACTTATGGCTCCTGATCCCAGAAATTGTCTGCTATTTGTATCATATCAGGTTGAGGGAACTCTAGGGAGAAGGGTGCAGAAGGGATGGAAAGAAGTACCCATGCGTACTGAAGATGGAAAAACGGAGATAATTCCGGTCAAGATGGAAATAAAAACCATTGAAGGTTTTTCAGGACACAGCGATAGAAGGCAGATAATTAATTACCTTAGGACTATTAATTCTAAACTTGAAAGAGTGATTACCTGCCACGGAGAGGAAAGTAAATGTCTCAATATGGCAACATTAATCCACAAGTCCTTTGAAATAGAAACCAGAGCCCCTCAGAACCTAGAAACTATTAGGTTAAAGTAA
- a CDS encoding exosome complex RNA-binding protein Csl4: MVSSERPKTGSFVLPGDWLGVIEEFSPNEGTYDEDGKIFASNAGILLIDKVERRVKVVSFEAPSIVKKGSLVLGMVVNNTGKFSRVSIVRVGGKTLTSPCSGIIHVSQISNQFIEKPSDAFKAGDIVRARVIDIRSEFVQLSTVGKNLGVILAFCSKCGSVLESRGNSILVCKSCGNKEKRKVSVDYGKSKV; encoded by the coding sequence GTGGTTAGCTCAGAGAGACCTAAAACTGGCAGTTTCGTATTACCGGGAGATTGGTTAGGTGTTATAGAAGAATTTTCACCGAATGAAGGAACGTACGACGAGGATGGCAAAATTTTCGCTTCTAATGCGGGAATACTGTTGATTGATAAGGTTGAAAGACGCGTTAAAGTAGTATCCTTTGAAGCTCCTTCCATAGTCAAGAAGGGCAGTTTAGTCTTAGGAATGGTTGTAAATAACACGGGCAAGTTCAGTAGAGTTAGCATTGTGCGTGTTGGAGGAAAAACACTCACTTCCCCATGTTCTGGAATCATTCACGTTTCTCAGATAAGCAATCAATTTATTGAAAAACCTTCTGATGCTTTTAAAGCTGGAGACATAGTGAGAGCACGGGTGATAGACATACGAAGCGAGTTTGTCCAATTATCCACTGTTGGCAAGAATCTGGGAGTTATCCTTGCGTTTTGCTCCAAGTGCGGCTCGGTACTGGAGTCAAGGGGAAATAGTATTTTAGTTTGTAAATCTTGCGGCAATAAAGAGAAAAGAAAGGTTTCTGTGGATTATGGTAAATCAAAAGTGTAA
- a CDS encoding carbon monoxide dehydrogenase accessory protein CooC, translating into MGFKIAVAGKGGVGKTTIAGTLARLFSRKGFDVFAIDVDPGMNLYSSLGIPQEIARNITPISEMSDLIEERTGARPGSIGGVFILNPKVSDIPEKFKIVGPDGVKLLVAGTVVNPGGGCMCPSNALVRALISHLILKRDEVVILDMEAGIEHLGRGTAKNVDSMLIVTEPGAKSVVIAEKIKNLSLGLGVKRVFLVGNKISNEEEKSFLEEAANRIGVKIAGLIPYDKNVIEADLANKALLDYAPNSPAVQSIMALCDFLIRELQ; encoded by the coding sequence TTGGGCTTCAAGATAGCAGTAGCCGGCAAGGGAGGTGTAGGTAAGACAACAATTGCAGGGACACTTGCCCGGCTGTTTTCCAGGAAAGGTTTCGATGTTTTTGCAATAGATGTAGACCCTGGCATGAACCTCTATTCTTCCTTAGGTATACCACAAGAAATTGCCCGCAACATAACTCCGATTTCTGAAATGAGTGACCTCATAGAGGAGAGAACAGGGGCTAGACCCGGGTCGATCGGTGGTGTCTTCATTTTAAATCCTAAAGTTTCAGACATACCTGAAAAGTTCAAAATAGTTGGTCCTGATGGAGTGAAACTTTTAGTTGCTGGTACAGTCGTTAATCCAGGTGGAGGCTGCATGTGTCCAAGCAACGCCCTAGTAAGAGCCCTAATTTCCCATCTTATTTTAAAAAGAGACGAAGTAGTAATACTTGACATGGAAGCTGGAATAGAACACTTGGGTAGGGGTACAGCTAAGAATGTGGATTCAATGTTGATTGTAACAGAACCAGGGGCTAAATCCGTGGTCATAGCTGAAAAAATAAAAAACCTTTCTTTGGGACTGGGTGTGAAGCGTGTCTTTCTGGTGGGAAATAAAATTTCGAACGAAGAAGAAAAAAGCTTTCTGGAAGAAGCCGCTAACAGAATAGGAGTGAAAATAGCAGGTCTAATACCCTATGATAAAAATGTTATAGAAGCTGATCTAGCAAACAAAGCTCTACTTGACTATGCGCCTAATTCTCCTGCTGTTCAAAGCATAATGGCTTTATGCGATTTTCTCATAAGGGAACTTCAATAG
- a CDS encoding RtcB family protein, whose product MERRVVGVSQVPLKKRSNLIWEIPKDAKKCMRVPAIIFANEELLDGMKKDQTLVQAMNVACLPGIQKNSIALPDAHQGYGFPIGGVAAVDFEEDGVVSPGGVGYDINCGVRLLRTNLSKKEVIPKLKELLAVLFREIPSGVGSEGKIRVSHSELNEVLESGVNWAIEKGFGWDEDRIFCEEEGCLKSADASKVSSKAKDRGAPQLGTLGSGNHFLEIQYVEQVYDARAAEKMGLFEGQIAVLIHTGSRGLGHQVCSDYLKIMEHAMGKYGISLPDRELAAVPGKSREGEDYLAAMAAAANFAWANRQCITHWVRESFEKVFSSSSEDLGIHVVYDVAHNIAKLERHRVDGESKVLCVHRKGATRAFPPGHPDIPSKYKDIGQPVLIPGTMGTASYVLRGNPESMELSFGSTAHGAGRRLSRADAKKKFWGEKIKNELQKSGILIEAASIVVISEEAPDAYKNVDLVVDVSHKVGIASLVAKLRPIGVVKG is encoded by the coding sequence ATGGAAAGAAGGGTGGTGGGCGTGTCCCAGGTTCCTCTGAAAAAAAGATCTAACCTAATATGGGAAATACCGAAGGATGCCAAGAAGTGTATGCGTGTTCCGGCCATAATTTTCGCGAATGAGGAACTTCTCGATGGAATGAAGAAAGACCAAACATTAGTTCAAGCTATGAATGTAGCGTGCCTACCGGGAATCCAGAAAAACTCCATAGCTCTTCCTGATGCTCATCAAGGATATGGTTTCCCCATAGGCGGAGTTGCAGCAGTCGACTTTGAAGAGGATGGTGTGGTTTCTCCAGGAGGGGTTGGTTACGATATAAATTGTGGTGTTCGTCTTCTCAGGACAAATCTTTCGAAGAAAGAAGTTATTCCCAAGCTCAAAGAGTTACTAGCAGTTTTATTCAGAGAGATTCCTAGTGGTGTGGGTTCTGAGGGCAAGATTAGAGTCTCTCACTCTGAACTAAATGAAGTACTTGAAAGCGGTGTGAATTGGGCGATCGAAAAAGGCTTCGGTTGGGATGAAGACCGAATATTTTGTGAGGAGGAGGGGTGTCTTAAGAGTGCTGATGCGAGCAAGGTCTCCTCTAAGGCAAAGGATCGTGGTGCCCCTCAACTCGGGACACTAGGTAGCGGTAACCACTTCCTTGAAATACAATATGTTGAGCAAGTTTATGATGCGAGGGCAGCCGAGAAAATGGGATTATTTGAGGGACAGATAGCAGTACTAATACATACCGGTTCACGTGGTTTAGGTCATCAGGTATGCTCCGATTATTTAAAGATAATGGAGCACGCAATGGGAAAGTATGGTATCTCGCTTCCAGACAGAGAGCTGGCGGCTGTTCCAGGAAAAAGCAGGGAGGGTGAAGATTACTTGGCGGCGATGGCGGCGGCTGCAAACTTTGCTTGGGCAAACAGGCAGTGCATAACACACTGGGTGCGCGAATCGTTTGAAAAAGTCTTCTCCTCTTCTTCCGAAGACCTTGGAATACATGTAGTATACGATGTGGCTCACAACATCGCTAAGCTTGAAAGACACCGTGTTGATGGCGAAAGCAAAGTCCTATGTGTCCACAGAAAAGGCGCTACTAGAGCTTTCCCGCCAGGTCATCCAGATATACCGTCAAAGTACAAAGACATTGGGCAACCGGTTCTCATACCTGGAACCATGGGTACTGCTAGTTATGTCTTACGAGGAAACCCTGAATCCATGGAACTAAGTTTCGGTTCAACGGCTCACGGTGCAGGCCGGCGGCTTAGCAGAGCTGACGCAAAGAAGAAGTTTTGGGGTGAAAAAATCAAGAATGAGCTTCAAAAATCAGGTATACTCATAGAGGCTGCCAGTATAGTTGTCATAAGTGAAGAAGCGCCAGATGCGTATAAAAACGTCGATTTGGTTGTCGACGTTTCCCATAAGGTAGGCATTGCATCCCTAGTAGCCAAACTTAGACCAATAGGTGTCGTCAAGGGTTAA
- a CDS encoding ribonuclease III family protein, whose product MSNRQFARIGDGVVNLMYSLALLIAIGDIKKTKLPGYILAEALRASGLRLYLPPRQDKYKLSDAAEALIGYAWLTGAIEIKEAANFIASMINPKLSVKNNTSNFVSAFTSLIRNIIKELGIVEEKNKD is encoded by the coding sequence TTGTCTAACAGGCAATTCGCGAGGATAGGGGATGGAGTAGTCAATTTGATGTACAGTTTGGCTTTACTTATAGCGATAGGTGATATCAAAAAAACGAAGCTCCCTGGCTACATACTTGCAGAAGCTTTAAGAGCGTCGGGATTACGTCTCTATTTACCGCCAAGACAAGACAAGTATAAGCTGAGTGACGCGGCGGAGGCCTTAATAGGATATGCTTGGCTAACTGGGGCGATAGAGATAAAAGAGGCTGCAAACTTCATCGCCTCGATGATTAACCCGAAGCTTTCAGTTAAAAACAACACCAGTAATTTTGTCTCTGCCTTCACATCGCTCATACGAAACATTATAAAAGAATTAGGAATTGTTGAAGAGAAAAATAAGGATTAA
- a CDS encoding DNA-directed RNA polymerase subunit L, whose product MKVRVIKRTENHLELEVEGEDHTLCGLLKKSLLEDKNVVFAGYKIEHPLLSNPKIYITTNQTISPEEALKNAVERLKNTFTEFSESFSKALDAFKSSTGG is encoded by the coding sequence ATGAAGGTGCGCGTGATAAAACGTACAGAAAACCATTTGGAGTTAGAAGTGGAAGGAGAGGATCACACGCTATGCGGATTGCTTAAGAAGTCTCTACTGGAGGACAAGAACGTTGTCTTTGCAGGTTACAAAATAGAGCACCCCTTGTTATCGAACCCGAAAATATACATTACAACTAATCAAACAATCTCTCCTGAAGAGGCTTTGAAGAACGCTGTTGAACGCCTCAAAAACACTTTTACTGAATTTAGTGAATCTTTCTCCAAAGCTCTGGATGCCTTTAAATCCTCTACAGGAGGGTAG
- a CDS encoding METTL5 family protein, with protein sequence MAEVKLKRKHLELVLESLERNPCPQVKLEQYPTHSRIASTLLFMAAYTYNDIEGKVVYDLGCGNGMLALGAAILGAKRVVGVDVDSNVLRIAKLNAKQLGVDDKVDWILIDLKNLRGDADTVVQNPPFGVRRRFSDRLFLEKALKIANVVYSIHKANFKVRRFIRKFVAEQGGYIDQIVTVKLPIPALFSFHTKRFHVVDVDIYRILRV encoded by the coding sequence ATGGCTGAAGTTAAATTAAAGCGCAAACATCTTGAACTCGTACTTGAAAGTTTAGAGAGAAATCCATGTCCTCAGGTTAAACTGGAACAATACCCTACACATAGCAGAATAGCATCAACTCTCCTCTTTATGGCAGCATACACTTACAATGACATCGAAGGAAAAGTAGTTTATGACCTCGGATGTGGTAACGGCATGCTAGCCTTGGGCGCCGCTATACTTGGTGCAAAGCGGGTTGTCGGCGTGGATGTGGATTCAAATGTACTAAGGATAGCGAAACTGAACGCTAAACAATTAGGTGTAGATGATAAAGTTGATTGGATCTTAATAGACCTGAAAAATTTAAGAGGAGATGCAGACACTGTAGTTCAAAACCCTCCTTTCGGCGTCCGTAGACGTTTCAGCGATAGACTGTTCCTAGAAAAAGCGCTTAAAATCGCTAATGTTGTATACTCCATTCATAAAGCAAACTTTAAAGTTAGACGCTTCATTAGGAAGTTCGTGGCAGAGCAAGGTGGATACATAGACCAGATAGTTACGGTTAAGCTACCTATCCCCGCTCTCTTCAGTTTCCATACCAAGAGATTTCATGTCGTGGATGTTGACATATATAGAATTTTAAGAGTTTAG
- a CDS encoding enolase C-terminal domain-like protein produces the protein MSKIERIEARKIFDSRGNPTIEVTVYAGGVMASACAPSGASVGKFEAQAFPKGGVEQSIKVIKELSDVLRGMSVDDQASIDMTIRKFDGTENFSRLGGNAAIALSIAVAKAASIVRGVPLCKYLNNELEAPFPLSNIIGGGVHTKGDSIDFQEFLVLPVGAKSFREAASVNVMVHREVARILTERYPKYVFGRNDEGAWAAPLTIREAIEVLFSATCKVESETNVKVRMGIDAAASELWDEKKKSYIYRKEGFEKKREEQIEYISSLIEEYDIAYFEDPFNEEDFEAFASLKSSLKKKCIITGDDLTVTNRKRIELAIERRAINGVIIKPNQIGTLTETRKAVEVALSKNVVPVASHRSGETCDPALAHLALGMKCPVIKIGIMGGERIVKINEIMRVEEELGVKMAKPPI, from the coding sequence ATGAGTAAAATAGAGCGCATCGAGGCGCGAAAAATATTTGATTCAAGGGGGAACCCGACAATAGAAGTAACAGTGTATGCTGGTGGCGTAATGGCGAGCGCGTGTGCTCCTTCTGGTGCGAGCGTCGGTAAATTCGAGGCGCAAGCGTTTCCTAAAGGAGGAGTTGAACAGTCAATTAAAGTAATCAAGGAACTTTCAGACGTGCTAAGAGGGATGAGTGTAGACGACCAAGCATCAATAGACATGACCATCCGTAAATTTGATGGGACAGAGAACTTTAGCAGACTAGGGGGAAATGCTGCGATAGCGCTTTCCATAGCTGTCGCGAAGGCAGCATCTATTGTTAGAGGAGTGCCTTTATGCAAATACCTTAACAATGAATTAGAAGCACCTTTTCCGCTCAGTAATATAATCGGTGGCGGGGTTCATACTAAAGGAGATTCCATAGATTTTCAGGAGTTCCTAGTGCTTCCTGTAGGCGCCAAAAGTTTTAGGGAGGCTGCAAGTGTTAACGTAATGGTTCACAGAGAAGTGGCCCGCATTTTAACAGAACGATACCCGAAATATGTGTTTGGAAGGAACGATGAAGGAGCGTGGGCAGCCCCTCTGACTATACGAGAAGCTATTGAAGTGCTTTTCTCAGCGACGTGTAAGGTTGAAAGTGAAACAAATGTTAAGGTTAGAATGGGTATTGATGCTGCAGCGTCTGAACTTTGGGATGAAAAGAAGAAATCATACATTTACAGGAAAGAAGGGTTTGAGAAAAAAAGAGAGGAGCAAATTGAATACATATCTTCACTTATAGAAGAATACGATATAGCTTACTTCGAGGATCCGTTTAACGAAGAAGATTTTGAAGCTTTTGCGAGTTTGAAGAGCTCGCTAAAGAAAAAATGTATAATCACAGGGGATGACCTAACAGTAACCAACAGGAAAAGGATAGAGCTGGCTATTGAGAGGAGGGCCATAAATGGAGTAATAATAAAACCAAACCAGATAGGAACGCTTACGGAAACTAGAAAGGCTGTTGAGGTGGCTCTGTCAAAGAACGTTGTCCCAGTGGCGTCTCACAGATCGGGTGAAACGTGTGATCCAGCGTTAGCACATCTTGCGCTAGGAATGAAATGTCCCGTGATAAAGATAGGGATTATGGGCGGTGAAAGAATAGTAAAAATAAACGAAATAATGAGGGTCGAAGAAGAGTTAGGGGTCAAAATGGCAAAGCCTCCGATTTGA
- the dph2 gene encoding diphthamide biosynthesis enzyme Dph2, with the protein MNAEDFDFEIEKVISEVKERRAQRVCLQFPEGLLPYATKVASILEEKTRAEVIISLDPCWGACDLAIHESTALKADLLIHFGHAPWPINTTIPVIFVECFSTREIEDQAVNVSSRFGLKRLILTSTVQHAKKLPKVKKALENAGVKVVLKACSKKAPYPGQVLGCDFSNVFSSEADTVLFIGGGFFHAVGMALFTGKRVISLDPYTGEACDVTPQVKRILLERFAQICRAKNAEKFGIVIGLKSGQTRLKLVKKLKETLRASGKEVYLLAMREVSPERFTNLKDIEALVVTACPRIAIEDGPRFPIPVLTPNEVEVVLGRRDWTEIYPILTREAGKENG; encoded by the coding sequence ATGAACGCGGAAGACTTCGACTTTGAAATTGAAAAGGTAATTTCAGAAGTTAAAGAGAGAAGGGCTCAGCGGGTTTGCCTCCAATTCCCTGAAGGTCTCCTTCCCTACGCAACAAAAGTCGCATCCATCTTAGAGGAAAAGACAAGAGCCGAAGTTATTATATCGCTTGACCCATGCTGGGGGGCGTGCGATTTAGCAATCCATGAATCTACCGCTCTTAAAGCAGACCTCTTGATTCATTTTGGGCATGCTCCTTGGCCCATTAACACCACTATACCCGTTATTTTCGTTGAGTGTTTTTCGACACGCGAGATCGAAGATCAAGCGGTTAATGTATCGTCACGCTTTGGATTAAAGCGCTTGATTCTTACGTCAACAGTGCAGCACGCTAAAAAACTACCCAAAGTTAAAAAAGCATTAGAAAACGCTGGGGTCAAAGTGGTTCTTAAGGCGTGTAGTAAGAAAGCACCCTACCCCGGCCAAGTATTAGGCTGCGACTTCTCTAATGTTTTTTCATCGGAAGCCGACACTGTCCTCTTTATAGGTGGTGGTTTTTTCCATGCGGTGGGTATGGCGCTCTTCACCGGAAAACGTGTCATATCGCTAGACCCTTACACGGGGGAAGCGTGTGACGTGACGCCACAAGTTAAACGCATACTCCTTGAGAGATTTGCTCAGATATGTAGAGCCAAAAACGCGGAAAAGTTCGGTATAGTTATAGGGTTAAAATCTGGTCAAACTCGTTTAAAATTAGTAAAAAAGTTGAAAGAGACCTTGCGCGCTTCGGGGAAAGAAGTTTATTTGTTAGCCATGAGAGAAGTATCCCCTGAACGCTTCACCAATTTAAAAGATATAGAAGCGCTTGTCGTGACGGCATGTCCTAGAATTGCAATCGAGGATGGACCACGCTTTCCCATTCCCGTGTTGACTCCAAATGAAGTCGAAGTAGTTCTTGGAAGGAGAGACTGGACAGAGATATATCCTATATTGACTAGGGAGGCAGGGAAAGAGAATGGCTGA
- a CDS encoding AAA family ATPase — MYRSSPVFKDESTFFHEYVPPELPHREKQLEQLTRFFKPIFTNKFVSVNVAIIGQAGVGKTALVKLFGKKLVEESKKSDGKVIFEYMYCSAARTLSAVLRQVISKNWRKIPITGITGSELIVELNDRLAKEDKRLVLALDEAKLLGGEEIHGLIRSAEFFGYGKARISTIIISRPEDWVAYLQPDLSEDIHIVIELPRYSEEELKDILEYRARIGFHDGVVSPEICGMVAKIASETGNARHGIEILYHAGLLAEKSEEKRITPEMIRIAKNQVYPETSPEILKGLHVHELLTLLAVAITLKEELAVPIGKVYETYKVVCEEYGAKPRTTRNFRNYLRVLSEIKVINTVVKNFKRGRRTVITLTEIPSSVLEERVRSLLEKKAPIDIRDIGSD; from the coding sequence ATGTATAGGAGCTCACCTGTTTTTAAGGATGAAAGCACGTTTTTTCATGAATATGTGCCACCCGAGCTCCCGCATAGGGAGAAACAACTAGAACAACTTACAAGATTTTTTAAACCAATATTTACTAATAAGTTTGTAAGTGTCAATGTTGCAATAATAGGACAGGCCGGAGTTGGAAAAACGGCCCTTGTGAAACTATTCGGAAAGAAATTAGTTGAAGAGTCTAAGAAAAGTGATGGAAAAGTAATTTTCGAGTACATGTACTGCAGCGCGGCGAGGACTCTCTCAGCAGTATTAAGACAGGTGATATCTAAGAATTGGAGAAAAATTCCAATCACCGGGATCACTGGAAGCGAGCTAATAGTAGAGTTAAATGACAGACTGGCCAAAGAAGATAAAAGGCTTGTTTTAGCTCTTGACGAAGCCAAACTTTTGGGAGGCGAAGAAATCCATGGGCTCATAAGAAGCGCCGAGTTCTTCGGCTACGGTAAAGCGAGAATAAGTACTATAATAATAAGTAGGCCCGAAGATTGGGTTGCTTACCTTCAACCCGACCTTTCAGAAGACATACACATCGTTATAGAGCTCCCAAGGTATTCTGAGGAGGAACTAAAGGACATTTTAGAGTATAGGGCTAGGATAGGGTTTCATGACGGGGTTGTCAGCCCGGAGATATGCGGTATGGTGGCTAAAATAGCCAGTGAAACCGGAAACGCACGGCACGGGATAGAAATACTCTACCATGCTGGGCTGCTGGCTGAAAAAAGCGAAGAGAAAAGAATAACACCTGAAATGATAAGGATAGCTAAGAACCAAGTTTACCCAGAAACTTCACCTGAAATCCTTAAGGGGCTACACGTTCACGAGCTTTTAACATTGCTCGCAGTTGCGATCACATTAAAGGAAGAACTGGCAGTCCCCATAGGTAAAGTGTATGAAACATACAAAGTTGTTTGCGAAGAGTATGGAGCGAAACCCCGCACAACGCGGAATTTCAGAAATTACTTAAGGGTTCTCTCAGAGATCAAGGTAATAAATACTGTTGTTAAGAATTTTAAGAGAGGCAGAAGGACTGTCATTACACTGACAGAGATACCTTCATCTGTTCTTGAAGAAAGAGTGAGAAGTTTGCTTGAGAAGAAAGCTCCTATAGACATAAGAGACATAGGGAGCGACTGA